AGGGTTGGGGGTTTGCCGGCCGATAGAAAAAGCCCGTCTGGCCATAAGGCCGGTGTCGGGACGAAGGTTTAATTCTTTACCGGTAGCCGACACGGTTGCTTTGGGGTCAGAAAAAACAAAACTCAAGCTGTTTAAAGAGTTCGCGTATCTTAAGCTTAATTCTTTCTCCAGTTCCGGTTCGGATTTGCCGGATACTTCCACTCCGGCCACTCTGACACCGGGATAAACTTTGTTTTTAAAAGTGGCGGCAAAGACCAAATATAAAGCGGCGCTTATGCTTAAAGCGGTTACCGTGGCGCCCAGCAGAAAAAAGAAGGTTGTCTTTAAAAAAGCGCGCGTCCGGTGCATAATGATGGTAATCATTGTAGCAAAGATGGACACTAAAAAAATCCTGCTTTTAGCCGGAGGAGTTTTGGCCGTTCTAATCGTCGCCCTGGTAGTGTTTCTCCTGACTTTCGTGCGCCGGGTCGGCCCGGTAACTTTAACCTACTGGGGTTTGTGGGAGCCGGAGGAGGTTTTTCAGGGAATAATTGCCGATTACGAGCGTCTCCATCCCAATGTCACCATTAAATATATTAAGCAATCACCGTTAAATTACCGCGACCGGGTGGTGACGGCTTTATCCGGTACCAACGGTCCGGATATTGTCCGGATTCACGATAGCTGGGTGCTTACTCTGGCTTCGGGCTTATCTCCAATGCCGGCCAATGTTTATTCCCAGGCTTCTTTTAAACAAACTTTTTATCCAGCGGCCGCTACTCTTTATCCTTACGCGATCCCCCTGGAAATTGACGATTTGGCCATGTATGTTAACGATGATATTTTGCGGGCCGGGGGGGTCAGTGTCCCAACCATTTGGGACGGCGACCAGGGGTTTATGGCGACAGCCAGGAAACTAACGGTCCGGGACAGCAGCGGCCGGATTAAAACTGCCGGAGCGGCTATGGGGACAGCTTCCAATGTTGACCAGTGGCAGGATATTGTGGGTTTAATGATGGCTCAGGCAGGCGATAACTTTAACGCTGAGGCTCTGAATTACTATGTGGCTTTTGCCACTTCCGAACATATGTGGGACGAAACCCTGGATAATTCCACTCTGGCTTTTGCCAACGGCCAGGTGGCGATGTATTTTGGCCCGTCATGGCGCTATTTTGACATTAAACAAATCAACCCGAACTTAAATTTCCATCTGGCCCCGGTACCCCAGTTGGCCGGGGGAGCGGCCGCTAATTATGCTTCCTTTTGGACCGAAGCCGTTTCCAAGCGCAGTTCTCATCAAAAAGAAGCCTGGGACTTTCTCAAATACCTTTCCAGCAGAGAAGTCTTAACGAAGTTATATGCGGCTGAAACTAATGTCCGGGGTTTCGGGGAGCCTTATGCGCGAACCGATATGGCCGATCTGCTCTCTGCTGATCCCAATGTTGGCCCGTTTATCGCGGCTGCGCCGACAGCCAAGACCTGGTATCTCGCATCTAACACCGGCGACGGGGACACCGGCATCAACACCCGGATCGGCAAATACTATGCTGATGCCATAAACTCTATGCTCCAGGGCAATAACGCCTCTTCCGTCCTGCAGACAGTGCAGCAAGGGGTAACTCAGGTACTTTCACAATATGGTCTTACAAAATAAATTCCAAACCACAAATTCCAAACAAACTCCAATTTTTAAAAATTCAAAACCCGTAGCTTGAGGACTTTGGAGTTTAGAACCTAAGACTTGTTTGGAGCTTGTGTTTGGAACCTGGAATTTTATCGATCTGCTTCTTCTTTCCAATATTTTAGTAAATCCTTCCCGATAATGGCCAGAGCTGAGGTTACCGGAATGGCAAAAATAGCGCCCCAGACGCCGGCCAGTTTGTAGCCGATTAAAAACGAAAGCAGGACAATAATCGGATGAATTTTCAAGGCTGTGCCCATGAGTTTTGGAGCCACAAGGTTGTAAACCAGCTGGGCGGCCAAAATGACCACGATTACGGCAATAATCATTTTCTGAACCGAGACTGTCAGCCCGGCCAAAATTATCGGAATGACAAAGATTACTGATCCCACGACCGGAATCATGGCCAAAATGCCGGAAAGAAGAGCAGTAGACAGGGCAAAGTTAATGTTGAGAATAACCAGAGTGAGTAGAGTAATTAGTCCCAGCAGCAAGCCCAAAACAACCTGAATCTGAATAAAGGAAGCAAAGGTCTGGTTTAGAGTTTTTTCTAGGAACAGGTAATCCTCTTCATATTCGTCGGGAATAATATCCAGGAAAAACTTGGAAATTTCCTTGCGGGAGATCAAAAAGTAAAACGAGAGAATCAGAATCAAAAGTAAATTAGTCGCCGTGGTAGCGACTCCTGATGCCAGAACCAGAGAATTATTGGCGGTCGTGCTTAAGAAACTTTCGACCCGGGCAGACAAGAAAGAATTATCCGGCAGGTAAGCCGGAACCAGGGTGGCCAGCTGGGAAAACTGAGTGACCATTGTTGGTAACACAACAAGAACCAACAAAACCACACCGGCCGCTAAGGCCAGATAAGTAATAATAGCCGCGGCTATTCGCGGTATCCCGCCGGAAGAAATTTTAACGACCAGTGGTTCAAGAATGAAAGCCAGAACCCAGGATAAAATTAGAAGGATAAACAAATCAGCAAAAAGGCCCAGGAAAGAGCTAAACAGACCCAACAAATGCCAGCCGAGAGTTATAATGCCAAGGATGGCCAAAATCCGCAGCTCTGGAAAGTCTTTAAACTTCATTAATTCTCATTATAGCCAACCCCGATCCGTTTTCAATCGGGGCCGGCTCGCTGCCGTTGTCTACGCTGACCTCTTTGGCTATCCGCTGACGGTTAAAGAAGCCAAACTTTGGGACATCCGCCAGGTCAGGGCAAAATATTCTTCGCAAAAAGAAAAAGAAGCGCTAAAAGTTACGGGGCTGCTAAAAAAAATCCCGACAGTGGCGGCAGTCTTTTTAACGGGGTCGGTGGCCGCGCAGAATGCCACTTCTAGGGCTGATATTGATTTAATGATCGTCACCCAGCCTAATACTTTATGGCTGACGCGATTATTGGTATTTCCCTGGCTAAAACGGCGGTTTTGTCCCAACATTTTTCTCGATTTAAACCATTTGGAAATTAAGGATCAGAATTTGTTCACTGCCCATGAAATATTACAAGCAAAATGTTTATATGACCGGGACAAGGTAGAACGACGGTGGTTGAAGGTTAATTTGTGGACAAAGGAATACTTACCAGAGGCCTACAAAAATTCCAAATCCCGAATTCCAAATCCCAAACATGCTTTAAATTCAAAATCGCAAACCCCGAAATTTTGGAATTTTCCCAATTGGACATTGAAATTTATTTGGAATTTGGTGCTTAGCGCCTGGAATTTATTTTTACTTATCCCGGAATTTTTTGCTTTTCTCTTTCAGTATTTGTATATGAAACCAAAAATGACTCATGAACGGGTGGGTTGGGGCTTTGCTTTTTTTCACCCTTACAACTTATCAGAAATAGTGGTACAAAAGTTTGAGAAGAAATTGCTAAAATATACCCACCTATGAAGAAGCTTCTTCTGGTAGTAACAATTCTCTTAACACTTTATGCTTTCCGCTCGACGCTGTCTTTTGCTGACGAGTGTAATTCCAGCTGTAATTCCGACTCCGAATGCAGTGCCAAAATTGCTGAATGTCAAAAACTTCTGGATATGTCCATCGCTGCTACCAAGCCACACGAACAGACGGTGCAGACCCTGGAAAAGGAGATTGCCGATATTGAAACTAACACCAAAGCGTTGGCAGCCCTAATTGAGAAAAAAAAGGAGCTGATTGACGCTGACGAGATTAAATTTACCAAACAACAGCAAAGTCTGGACAGTCAAATTCGTGATTACTACAAGAAAAACTGGACTTCGCCCCTCGAATACTTTCTCGTTATGGCCTTAAGCGGGGACAATGTCGGTGACACTTTGCATAATCTGGCTTACCGGCAAACCTTGATTAATCAGGAAAAAAACACCATTACCACTTTGGTCATGGAGCTTTCCGATTTAAACTCCCAAAAACAGAAACTGGAGGACAACCAGACCTGGCTGGCGGCCAAACGGGCGGGCCTGGAAACAACTTTAGCGCCAATTAAAAAACTGGTTGCCGACGCTAAAGCCTACCAATCTCAGTTAAATCAAACAGTGGGAACTTTAAGCGCCCGTCAGCAGGAATTGTTGGCGGAAAAAACAGGAAACTTTTCCACCAGTGTCGGCGATGTACCGGACACCCAGGATGACAACTCATCAATTGATGGTTTTCGACGAAACGCCCCCGCGGGCTCTTTTGCCGGCTTTTCCTTCGGGGCACCGCACCGCAAGGGAATGAGCCAATACGGTGCCTGGGGTCGGGCTAAATCCGGACAAAGCGCCGAAGATATTCTCCACGCCTACTACGGCGGGATCGAAATTAAAAAAGATTATTCCACTTCGATTAATATTTCTGTTCAGGGTTACGGAACATACAATATTGAGGACTATGTTAAAAGAATTTATGAGATGCCTTCTTCCTGGACAGATAATAACCGGGCAGCCCTAATGGCTCAGGCGGTGGCGGCCCGGTCGTACGCTTTGGCCTACACGAATAACGGCAGCGGGTCAATTTGTGCCACGGAATCCTGTCAGGTATTTCAGCCGAATGACAAGGGCGGAGACTGGGATGCGGCGGTGGACGCTACCCGAGGTTGGGTACTGGTGGCCAACGGCCAGCCGTTTTCCGCTTGGTATGCCGCTTCCGCCGGCGGTTATACTTATTCCTATTCTGCTCAGGGCTACTCAACGCCGGGCGGGTGGGATACCAAGTGCGGCAGTCAATCCTGCTGGACCAACGACGCCTACGAAAAAATTGCCAATTCTCCCTGGTTTTATAAAGCCTGGTATAAACCCCGCTATAGCAGTGCCAGCCGTCCCAATGCCTGGCTCTCCGGCGA
The Patescibacteria group bacterium genome window above contains:
- a CDS encoding extracellular solute-binding protein gives rise to the protein MDTKKILLLAGGVLAVLIVALVVFLLTFVRRVGPVTLTYWGLWEPEEVFQGIIADYERLHPNVTIKYIKQSPLNYRDRVVTALSGTNGPDIVRIHDSWVLTLASGLSPMPANVYSQASFKQTFYPAAATLYPYAIPLEIDDLAMYVNDDILRAGGVSVPTIWDGDQGFMATARKLTVRDSSGRIKTAGAAMGTASNVDQWQDIVGLMMAQAGDNFNAEALNYYVAFATSEHMWDETLDNSTLAFANGQVAMYFGPSWRYFDIKQINPNLNFHLAPVPQLAGGAAANYASFWTEAVSKRSSHQKEAWDFLKYLSSREVLTKLYAAETNVRGFGEPYARTDMADLLSADPNVGPFIAAAPTAKTWYLASNTGDGDTGINTRIGKYYADAINSMLQGNNASSVLQTVQQGVTQVLSQYGLTK
- a CDS encoding nucleotidyltransferase domain-containing protein; protein product: MAKIRSSGKSLNFINSHYSQPRSVFNRGRLAAVVYADLFGYPLTVKEAKLWDIRQVRAKYSSQKEKEALKVTGLLKKIPTVAAVFLTGSVAAQNATSRADIDLMIVTQPNTLWLTRLLVFPWLKRRFCPNIFLDLNHLEIKDQNLFTAHEILQAKCLYDRDKVERRWLKVNLWTKEYLPEAYKNSKSRIPNPKHALNSKSQTPKFWNFPNWTLKFIWNLVLSAWNLFLLIPEFFAFLFQYLYMKPKMTHERVGWGFAFFHPYNLSEIVVQKFEKKLLKYTHL
- a CDS encoding AI-2E family transporter, with product MKFKDFPELRILAILGIITLGWHLLGLFSSFLGLFADLFILLILSWVLAFILEPLVVKISSGGIPRIAAAIITYLALAAGVVLLVLVVLPTMVTQFSQLATLVPAYLPDNSFLSARVESFLSTTANNSLVLASGVATTATNLLLILILSFYFLISRKEISKFFLDIIPDEYEEDYLFLEKTLNQTFASFIQIQVVLGLLLGLITLLTLVILNINFALSTALLSGILAMIPVVGSVIFVIPIILAGLTVSVQKMIIAVIVVILAAQLVYNLVAPKLMGTALKIHPIIVLLSFLIGYKLAGVWGAIFAIPVTSALAIIGKDLLKYWKEEADR